The following coding sequences are from one Borrelia parkeri window:
- a CDS encoding P12 family lipoprotein, translating into MKRSILSVCILTLLCLLSCDINALNDLLNEVREKFLDESKDNKGLNHKQENQEQKEVVIDAFEEGVEIKQDMGVKPVNAGFEVSEQFYPYYVQEEIEIKEGDLIPSTESEKEVDNAVKNIERVIEDSGFSQLIEDALKLKSEYERLESSFYGILSELKNKIRSSNLIKDKTNRQKLIKLQNRFNEERNQLDMFMTQIDAGLNKRSSAKYFFEEAQKTLREAIIERLRNNKRRSYSSRRWNSDSLAQKARSDAENVLSLLESSSSNIGEAIGIKKEIEELINEAKSVLENLSR; encoded by the coding sequence ATGAAGAGAAGTATTTTATCAGTATGTATATTAACATTATTATGTTTGTTATCATGTGATATCAATGCCCTTAATGATTTATTAAATGAAGTAAGGGAAAAATTTTTAGATGAAAGCAAAGATAATAAAGGTTTAAACCATAAACAAGAAAATCAGGAACAAAAAGAAGTTGTTATAGATGCTTTTGAAGAGGGTGTAGAAATAAAACAAGATATGGGAGTAAAGCCTGTTAATGCGGGATTTGAGGTGTCTGAGCAATTTTATCCATACTATGTCCAAGAAGAAATAGAGATAAAAGAAGGAGACCTAATACCAAGTACTGAGTCCGAAAAAGAAGTAGATAATGCAGTTAAAAATATAGAGCGTGTTATTGAAGATTCTGGATTTTCTCAATTAATTGAGGATGCACTTAAACTCAAAAGTGAATATGAGCGATTAGAATCTAGTTTTTATGGTATTCTTTCAGAACTTAAAAATAAAATAAGGAGTAGTAATCTTATAAAGGATAAAACAAATAGACAGAAGCTCATTAAATTACAAAATAGGTTCAATGAAGAAAGGAATCAGCTTGATATGTTTATGACCCAAATTGATGCAGGACTTAATAAAAGAAGTTCTGCAAAATATTTTTTTGAAGAAGCGCAAAAAACTTTAAGAGAAGCTATTATTGAAAGATTAAGAAATAATAAACGTAGAAGTTACTCATCAAGAAGATGGAATAGCGATTCTTTAGCTCAAAAGGCACGAAGTGATGCAGAAAATGTTTTAAGTTTATTAGAATCCTCTTCTTCTAATATAGGAGAAGCAATAGGAATAAAGAAAGAGATAGAGGAACTCATTAATGAGGCAAAGTCTGTTCTAGAGAATCTTTCAAGATAG